The following are encoded in a window of Telmatobacter sp. DSM 110680 genomic DNA:
- a CDS encoding ABC transporter permease, translated as MGELWRRFTYLFNRRRIDAELESDMEFHREMAARSGRNNFGNTLRMREQAREAWGWTWLDRLIQDLQYGIRILVRAPGFTLMAVLILAIGIGVNVSAFSLFNMVALKPLPVRDPASIVRLERRSLDSYTSEMAYPSFAFYRDHAHTLSAAIAVLGVPPMQIDDDTQLTGASFITPNYFTELGTQAAYGRLFEPSLDSSPSASPVVILSYELWQHRFSADPSVVGRVIYINKRPATIIGITPYALASFGGQHPELWMPMAQQPYFIEGSKALSDWNDSTVRMWGRLAPGVSAKAAEQELRTLTDQLRKQHPEAVWDNEYIQSSPGGHLQVMQPQMYRIAAMVAVLTLLILAVACANLGGLMLARAVARQHEIGIRIAIGAGRGRILRQLLTESLLLSSLGSIAGLALGCLVIRLVLSAPNTPRWLSAIPDWRVLAFTAVATVLSAAFFGLAPALQVERQRQHKTIVRQVLVAAQVAASCILLIVAALLLRATQHALYTDPGFGYQQLISVDAQLGKHGYTAETARAYLDQVQNRLRAVPGVSAVSLVKLPPLGHTVSNSSTQINGRTVTIYPNWVDPTFFATMGIPLKTGRTFYSGEKHAVIVSESFARQQWPGQNPLGQQMGDGKTKDTVVGVAGDAHINALNDDDAAEQYWPAQPDDMPGMVVIVRAAGEPGSLTPAIKSVSESLDPKAMPEIRQIKLLYREDISRIELIASAVSAIGLAAVCLAGIGLIGLVAFTVSQRTKEIAIRIALGARPVSVLAAVLHQYTWPVALGLLAGGSLAAFASRVLRVGLYGVSNLDPASYAGAIVVLISIVLAAALWPARRALRLDLAKTLHYE; from the coding sequence ATGGGCGAGCTTTGGCGCCGTTTCACTTATCTTTTCAACCGCCGCCGTATCGATGCCGAACTCGAGTCCGACATGGAGTTCCACCGCGAGATGGCCGCGCGATCAGGCCGCAATAATTTCGGCAACACTCTGCGTATGCGCGAGCAAGCCCGCGAAGCCTGGGGCTGGACATGGCTCGATCGCCTCATCCAGGACTTGCAATACGGCATCCGCATTCTCGTCCGCGCACCCGGCTTCACACTGATGGCCGTGCTCATTCTCGCCATCGGCATCGGCGTCAACGTCTCCGCTTTCAGCCTGTTCAACATGGTTGCGCTCAAGCCGCTCCCTGTCCGCGATCCAGCGAGCATCGTCCGGCTTGAGCGTCGCTCGCTCGACTCTTACACCAGTGAGATGGCCTATCCGTCGTTCGCTTTCTATCGCGACCACGCGCATACCCTCTCCGCCGCGATCGCAGTACTTGGCGTCCCTCCCATGCAGATCGATGACGACACTCAGCTCACCGGCGCTTCATTCATTACTCCCAACTACTTCACTGAACTCGGTACCCAGGCCGCATACGGCCGCCTCTTCGAGCCCTCGCTTGACTCGTCGCCTTCTGCTTCCCCCGTCGTCATCCTCAGCTACGAACTCTGGCAGCACCGCTTCTCCGCCGATCCCTCTGTCGTTGGCCGTGTCATCTACATCAACAAGAGGCCTGCCACCATCATCGGCATCACCCCCTACGCCCTCGCCAGTTTTGGCGGTCAGCATCCCGAGCTCTGGATGCCGATGGCGCAACAGCCTTACTTCATTGAAGGCAGTAAAGCCCTCAGTGACTGGAATGACTCCACCGTCCGCATGTGGGGTCGACTCGCACCCGGCGTCAGCGCGAAAGCCGCCGAGCAGGAGTTGCGCACTCTCACCGATCAGCTCCGTAAGCAGCATCCCGAAGCTGTCTGGGACAACGAATACATCCAGAGTTCCCCTGGCGGACACTTGCAGGTCATGCAGCCCCAGATGTATCGCATCGCCGCGATGGTAGCTGTTCTCACCCTGCTCATCCTCGCAGTCGCGTGCGCCAATCTCGGCGGCCTGATGCTCGCGCGAGCCGTCGCGCGTCAGCACGAAATCGGGATCCGCATCGCCATCGGCGCCGGCCGCGGACGCATCCTGCGCCAACTCCTTACCGAAAGCCTGCTACTTTCCTCGCTCGGCTCGATTGCCGGTCTCGCTCTCGGCTGCCTGGTAATTCGACTTGTCCTTTCCGCGCCGAATACACCCCGCTGGTTGAGTGCGATACCCGATTGGCGCGTGCTGGCATTTACCGCTGTTGCAACGGTTCTCTCTGCTGCCTTCTTCGGCCTCGCACCAGCTCTCCAGGTTGAGCGGCAGCGCCAGCATAAAACGATCGTGCGCCAGGTGCTGGTAGCAGCGCAGGTCGCGGCAAGCTGCATACTTCTGATTGTCGCGGCACTGTTGCTCCGCGCCACGCAGCACGCGCTCTACACCGATCCCGGCTTCGGTTATCAACAACTCATCTCCGTCGACGCGCAGTTGGGCAAGCACGGCTACACCGCGGAAACCGCTCGAGCTTATCTCGACCAGGTGCAGAATCGCCTGCGCGCCGTTCCTGGCGTCAGCGCGGTGTCTCTGGTGAAACTTCCACCGCTTGGCCACACTGTGTCCAACAGCTCCACACAGATCAACGGCCGCACTGTCACCATCTATCCCAACTGGGTTGACCCCACCTTCTTCGCGACTATGGGCATCCCGCTCAAAACAGGCCGCACCTTCTACTCCGGCGAGAAGCACGCCGTCATCGTCAGCGAGTCCTTCGCCCGCCAGCAGTGGCCCGGTCAGAATCCGCTCGGCCAGCAAATGGGCGATGGCAAGACAAAAGACACCGTGGTCGGCGTTGCCGGTGATGCGCACATCAATGCCCTCAACGACGACGATGCAGCAGAACAATACTGGCCCGCTCAGCCAGACGACATGCCCGGCATGGTCGTCATCGTGCGCGCCGCAGGTGAACCCGGCTCCCTGACTCCCGCTATCAAATCCGTCAGCGAAAGTCTCGATCCCAAAGCCATGCCGGAGATCCGGCAGATCAAGCTGCTCTATCGCGAAGACATTTCGCGTATTGAATTGATCGCTTCCGCCGTCAGCGCCATCGGCCTCGCGGCAGTGTGCCTGGCCGGTATCGGACTCATTGGACTCGTGGCCTTCACCGTCTCGCAGCGCACCAAGGAAATCGCAATTCGAATTGCTCTCGGAGCCCGGCCCGTCTCGGTCCTCGCGGCGGTCCTGCACCAATACACATGGCCGGTCGCTCTGGGATTGCTCGCCGGAGGCTCACTCGCTGCGTTCGCTTCCCGCGTTCTCCGTGTCGGCCTGTACGGCGTCAGCAATCTCGACCCGGCTAGCTATGCAGGAGCTATCGTTGTGTTAATTTCTATCGTGCTCGCCGCAGCATTGTGGCCCGCCCGGCGCGCGCTGCGGCTCGATCTCGCCAAAACATTGCATTACGAGTAA
- a CDS encoding PadR family transcriptional regulator yields the protein MSIRPNEGMPAGALPMLILRVLQSNSLHGYAIAQRIHLLSSEVLAVEEGLLYPTLQKMLLKGWVTAEWGISETNRKVRFYRLTPAGRAHLKAELAGYDRVTQAIQDILRTA from the coding sequence ATGTCGATTAGGCCTAACGAAGGAATGCCTGCCGGCGCGCTTCCCATGCTGATCCTGCGCGTCCTTCAATCGAATTCGCTGCATGGCTATGCCATCGCCCAGCGAATTCACCTTCTCTCCAGCGAGGTCCTCGCCGTCGAAGAAGGCCTGCTCTACCCCACACTGCAAAAGATGCTTCTCAAAGGCTGGGTCACCGCCGAGTGGGGTATCTCAGAAACGAATCGCAAAGTTCGCTTCTATCGTTTGACGCCTGCGGGACGCGCCCATTTGAAGGCTGAACTGGCCGGATATGACCGCGTCACCCAAGCCATACAGGACATTCTGCGCACTGCATAG
- a CDS encoding beta-xylosidase: MRGIKISCVLLGCAAGSACLAQASAPAAVKIRVDLAKSLGPDTPIYRWFGYDESNYTTMQYGKQLLRELHDLTAEPVYIRAHHLLTSGNGVAELKWSSSNVFSLDAQGKPVYDFTITDETFDEYQRAGVRPFVELGFMPKDLASDVPGVNEYQVHYPHPTMAGASNNPPRDYAMWGELVRKFTEHLVKRYGRDTVSTWYFEVWNEPDIVYWHGTREEYFKLYDYAVAGVRAALPGAKVGGPATTGPNPGKSAEFLDAFLKHCLSDRSAADGKPVPLDFISFHPKGHPETVDGHVRMGLADELKAARTGFGIVAKYPKFKRLPIILSEADPEGCAACSMKINPANAYRNGPLYAAYTAVAMKSLMDLGDQEGVNLAGMLSWSFEFEGKDYFEGFRTLATNGIDKPILNVFRMAGLMSGDRVEAESTGRRSLEDVLKSGVRQNSDVDAFATKAARQAAVMVWNYHDDDLSAPAATVQLTIADVPAGVKRVLLEHYRIDDSHSNAYTVWKQMGSPQSPTAKQYAELRQAGQLELLTSPQWLDVNEGKVTVAMELPRQAISLLRLQW; this comes from the coding sequence ATGCGGGGCATAAAAATTTCGTGCGTTTTACTCGGTTGCGCTGCCGGTTCAGCTTGCCTCGCACAAGCGTCTGCGCCCGCCGCGGTAAAAATTCGCGTCGATCTGGCGAAATCTCTCGGTCCCGATACGCCCATATACCGGTGGTTTGGCTATGACGAATCGAACTATACGACGATGCAATACGGTAAGCAGCTATTGCGTGAGTTGCACGACCTTACTGCGGAGCCAGTGTACATTCGCGCGCATCATCTGCTGACTTCGGGTAATGGTGTCGCGGAGTTGAAGTGGTCTTCTTCGAATGTTTTCTCTCTCGATGCCCAAGGGAAACCGGTCTACGACTTCACCATCACCGACGAGACCTTTGACGAGTATCAGCGCGCGGGTGTGCGGCCGTTCGTCGAACTGGGGTTCATGCCGAAGGACCTTGCATCGGATGTGCCTGGCGTAAATGAATACCAGGTTCATTACCCGCATCCGACGATGGCCGGCGCATCCAACAATCCTCCCAGGGATTATGCGATGTGGGGCGAACTGGTGCGGAAGTTTACCGAGCATCTCGTGAAACGCTATGGGCGCGATACGGTAAGCACCTGGTACTTCGAAGTGTGGAATGAACCGGACATTGTGTATTGGCACGGCACCCGGGAGGAATATTTCAAACTGTATGACTACGCGGTTGCCGGAGTTCGTGCAGCGTTGCCGGGCGCGAAGGTGGGTGGTCCGGCAACTACGGGCCCTAACCCTGGAAAGTCTGCAGAATTCCTGGACGCATTCCTGAAGCATTGTCTCAGCGATAGGAGCGCGGCCGACGGCAAGCCGGTGCCGCTGGATTTTATCTCCTTCCATCCCAAGGGACATCCGGAAACGGTGGACGGGCACGTGCGCATGGGGCTTGCCGATGAGCTGAAGGCCGCTCGAACTGGGTTTGGCATCGTCGCCAAATATCCAAAGTTCAAGCGACTTCCCATCATCTTGAGCGAGGCCGATCCTGAAGGTTGCGCCGCCTGCTCGATGAAGATCAACCCGGCAAACGCCTATCGCAACGGGCCTCTCTATGCCGCCTATACTGCAGTCGCCATGAAGTCCCTGATGGACCTCGGCGACCAGGAAGGCGTGAACCTGGCAGGGATGCTGTCGTGGTCATTCGAATTTGAAGGCAAGGACTACTTTGAAGGATTTCGCACGCTTGCCACCAATGGAATCGACAAGCCGATCTTGAATGTGTTCCGCATGGCTGGACTCATGTCGGGCGATCGCGTGGAGGCAGAAAGCACTGGGCGGCGCTCGCTTGAGGACGTGCTTAAGTCTGGTGTCCGGCAAAATTCGGACGTGGACGCTTTCGCTACGAAAGCAGCGCGACAGGCAGCGGTGATGGTGTGGAACTACCACGATGACGATCTATCAGCGCCGGCGGCAACGGTGCAGTTGACCATCGCTGACGTTCCCGCCGGTGTGAAGCGCGTGCTGCTGGAGCATTATCGAATCGACGACTCTCACAGCAACGCCTACACGGTGTGGAAGCAGATGGGATCTCCGCAATCGCCAACTGCCAAGCAATACGCCGAACTGCGCCAGGCCGGGCAATTGGAGTTGCTGACGTCTCCGCAGTGGCTCGACGTCAACGAGGGCAAAGTGACCGTCGCAATGGAGTTGCCGCGACAGGCTATATCTCTGCTGCGCTTGCAGTGGTAG
- a CDS encoding Gfo/Idh/MocA family oxidoreductase has product MGSGKIRVGILGAGGWAKYGHIPALKALDQFEIVAVSNRKKETAEETAKQFQIKHAFWDEQSLISHPDVDLVAVVAPAPEHARLVRQAIAAGKDVYSEWPLTTSTAESEELLSLAEAKGVRHIVGLQRRMGPSARYTRDLIEQGYVGKIRGVHMTVSADAFVPDMPGRYSWAFDAANFSNVLSIYAAHFGDMLFRSVGFPKKLTAVIETQFPYFTVLETGEQIPNTNPNEVMVIGTLENSGLFSMQVEGAQKHRTGLHIDISGTEGVLRVTNVLAFQNKDDNAIEGMKGDATTFSPMPIPEKYQPLAKSGLDVSAQDMAYLYAAYASDKLNGTSEASNFRDAVRQHHMIDEIYRTSANFFG; this is encoded by the coding sequence TCCCAGCTCTGAAAGCTTTGGACCAGTTCGAGATCGTTGCCGTATCGAACCGGAAAAAGGAGACGGCAGAGGAAACCGCGAAGCAGTTCCAAATCAAGCATGCGTTTTGGGACGAGCAGTCACTCATCAGCCACCCTGATGTGGACTTGGTGGCGGTTGTAGCGCCCGCTCCGGAACACGCTCGCTTGGTGAGGCAGGCCATTGCGGCAGGCAAAGATGTGTACAGCGAATGGCCGCTGACCACGAGCACGGCAGAGTCAGAGGAGCTGCTTTCGCTGGCCGAAGCGAAGGGCGTGAGGCATATCGTCGGTTTGCAACGTCGCATGGGGCCAAGCGCCCGCTATACCCGCGATCTCATTGAGCAAGGTTACGTTGGCAAGATTCGCGGTGTTCACATGACCGTCAGCGCAGATGCTTTTGTCCCGGATATGCCCGGAAGGTACAGTTGGGCCTTCGACGCCGCCAACTTCTCGAATGTCCTGTCGATCTACGCAGCGCATTTTGGAGACATGCTTTTTCGCTCTGTCGGCTTCCCGAAGAAGCTAACCGCTGTTATCGAGACTCAGTTTCCGTACTTCACTGTTCTGGAGACTGGTGAACAGATTCCGAATACAAATCCAAATGAGGTCATGGTGATCGGAACGCTTGAGAATAGCGGGCTCTTCTCAATGCAGGTGGAAGGAGCACAAAAGCATCGCACCGGCCTTCACATCGATATCTCAGGAACTGAAGGCGTTCTCCGCGTCACTAACGTTCTTGCGTTCCAAAACAAGGACGATAACGCCATTGAAGGTATGAAAGGCGACGCGACGACCTTCTCGCCGATGCCTATTCCCGAGAAGTACCAACCTCTCGCCAAGTCCGGTCTCGACGTCAGCGCACAAGACATGGCTTACCTCTATGCCGCGTACGCAAGTGACAAGCTGAATGGCACGTCAGAAGCCAGCAACTTTAGAGATGCTGTGCGGCAACACCACATGATCGATGAGATTTACAGGACATCAGCGAACTTCTTCGGATAG